One part of the Flavobacterium johnsoniae UW101 genome encodes these proteins:
- a CDS encoding RNA polymerase sigma factor, with the protein MLEAKDYNDKLLVSELKNGSEKAFRFLFDLYYQDIYGYSISLLKSREAAEENVQDVFMKVWQHRENLNLEQSFKAYIFTIARNQAFNILNKAANDLALKEAVFYESQKSHEYGDYAIREEDCKKLRKQAIKQLPPKRKQIFKMSRKKGMSYEEISQELGISINTVRNQMSKALESMRVFFQVHDEII; encoded by the coding sequence ATGTTGGAAGCCAAAGACTATAATGACAAATTATTGGTGAGCGAACTCAAAAATGGCAGCGAAAAGGCATTTCGTTTTCTTTTTGATTTGTATTATCAGGATATTTATGGTTACAGCATAAGTTTATTAAAATCGAGAGAGGCGGCAGAAGAAAATGTTCAGGATGTTTTTATGAAAGTGTGGCAGCATCGTGAAAACCTAAATTTAGAACAGTCTTTTAAAGCATATATTTTTACAATTGCCCGAAATCAGGCTTTTAATATATTAAATAAAGCTGCAAATGATCTGGCATTGAAAGAAGCTGTTTTTTATGAAAGCCAGAAATCGCATGAATACGGAGATTATGCGATTCGCGAAGAGGATTGCAAAAAACTCCGAAAACAAGCAATAAAACAACTGCCTCCAAAACGGAAGCAGATTTTTAAAATGTCACGAAAGAAAGGCATGAGTTACGAAGAAATAAGTCAGGAACTCGGCATTTCTATAAATACTGTCAGGAACCAAATGAGCAAAGCATTAGAATCTATGCGGGTCTTTTTTCAAGTTCATGATGAAATTATCTAA
- a CDS encoding YraN family protein has product MAEHNELGKLGEDLAAEHLEKENYKILERNWVYKNAEVDILAQKENILVVVEVKTRSSLDFGSPQDFVKPKKIQLLIKAVNAYINYREKDFEEDINVRFDIVAIHKNGESFAIEHLTDAFYHF; this is encoded by the coding sequence ATGGCAGAACACAATGAATTAGGAAAACTTGGAGAAGATCTTGCCGCAGAACATCTTGAAAAAGAAAATTATAAAATTCTAGAGCGAAACTGGGTTTATAAAAATGCAGAAGTAGATATTCTTGCTCAAAAAGAAAACATTTTGGTAGTTGTAGAAGTCAAGACAAGATCGAGTTTAGATTTTGGTTCTCCGCAGGATTTTGTGAAACCAAAAAAAATTCAACTGCTTATTAAGGCAGTAAATGCCTACATAAACTATAGGGAAAAGGATTTTGAAGAAGATATAAATGTTCGTTTTGACATCGTTGCGATCCATAAAAACGGGGAATCATTTGCAATTGAACATCTTACTGATGCTTTTTATCATTTTTAA
- a CDS encoding serine hydrolase domain-containing protein, translated as MKKNHLFLLLSLFFSFAYSQKNNRFVDSIRIQHNIPEVAYAVVSADSILEISALGNKKIGTDLKADLSDKFRLGSITKTVTSYIAAVLVKEGKINWDTKFFDLYPELKSKSNADIDFTLKDFITFRAHIPTWSYGNETPTQKEIKGNDQQQRYEFMAWFFKQNKIISEKQEVYWSNPSYVAAGLMLEKATGKSYETLVKELGRNLNIDFGFGQPNVMDVNQPWGHDENLKPEKPALNYKLNWLSSAGNINVSLPDYCKFTQMHLQGLLGKSKVFSASEFDMIHNGLPEFSFGWYSETDKKTGINYSFHYGNPGTFLTKVYICKASNRAFIIFANVQSEEADKGLMLILDELKRKYNG; from the coding sequence ATGAAAAAAAATCATTTATTCTTATTGCTTTCTTTATTCTTCAGCTTCGCTTATTCGCAAAAGAACAATAGGTTTGTTGACAGTATTCGAATACAACATAACATTCCAGAAGTGGCTTATGCAGTGGTTTCAGCTGATTCTATTTTAGAAATAAGTGCACTGGGAAATAAGAAAATTGGAACTGATTTAAAAGCCGATTTGTCGGATAAATTCCGTTTGGGTTCTATCACCAAAACAGTAACAAGTTATATCGCGGCTGTTTTGGTTAAAGAAGGCAAAATAAATTGGGATACTAAGTTTTTTGACTTATATCCTGAATTGAAATCAAAAAGCAATGCTGATATTGATTTTACCTTAAAAGATTTTATAACTTTTAGAGCCCATATTCCAACTTGGTCTTATGGAAATGAAACTCCAACGCAAAAAGAAATAAAAGGAAACGACCAGCAGCAGCGTTATGAGTTTATGGCGTGGTTTTTTAAGCAGAATAAAATAATTTCTGAAAAACAGGAAGTATATTGGTCAAATCCCAGTTATGTTGCCGCAGGACTTATGCTCGAAAAAGCAACTGGCAAAAGTTATGAAACACTGGTAAAAGAATTGGGAAGGAATTTAAATATTGATTTCGGGTTTGGCCAGCCAAATGTAATGGATGTTAACCAGCCTTGGGGTCATGATGAAAACCTAAAGCCTGAAAAACCAGCCTTAAATTATAAATTAAACTGGCTTTCATCTGCAGGAAATATAAACGTCAGCCTGCCTGATTATTGTAAATTTACACAAATGCATTTACAGGGTTTATTAGGAAAATCAAAAGTATTTTCAGCTTCTGAATTTGATATGATACACAATGGTTTACCTGAATTTTCGTTTGGATGGTATTCTGAAACTGATAAAAAAACGGGCATAAATTATTCTTTTCATTATGGAAACCCGGGAACTTTTTTAACCAAAGTGTATATTTGTAAAGCATCCAACAGAGCTTTTATCATCTTTGCAAATGTACAATCTGAGGAGGCAGATAAAGGCTTAATGCTTATCTTAGATGAACTGAAAAGAAAATATAACGGCTGA
- a CDS encoding S66 peptidase family protein, giving the protein MITPPYLQKGDTVALVATARKNIDDNLKPTIDLLKSWGIEAVIGSSIGLDYHQLAGTDEQRAADFQKQLDNPNIKAIWCVRGGYGTVRMLDLLDFTKFKQHPKWVIGFSDVTVLHNHLNTMGYKSIHGVMPVTIPRATPAAISSMKSSLFGEPLSYSIPPHAMNRFGQGTGEIVGGNLSILYSLLGSPSAIDCKDKILFIEDLDEYLYHIDRMMMNLRRNGCIENLKGIIIGGMTKMKDNEVPWGKNALEIIDDVTKKYNIPVIFNFPAGHIQDNRALIMGSTISIDVNASGSTVTFQK; this is encoded by the coding sequence ATGATAACACCGCCTTATTTACAAAAAGGAGATACTGTCGCTCTTGTGGCAACAGCCAGAAAAAATATCGACGATAATTTAAAACCTACAATAGACCTGCTTAAAAGCTGGGGTATCGAAGCAGTAATTGGAAGTTCAATTGGACTCGATTATCACCAATTAGCAGGAACAGATGAACAGCGCGCTGCCGATTTCCAAAAGCAGTTAGACAATCCAAACATAAAAGCAATCTGGTGCGTTCGAGGCGGTTATGGAACCGTTCGAATGTTAGATTTATTAGATTTTACAAAATTCAAGCAACATCCAAAATGGGTCATTGGTTTTAGTGATGTTACGGTACTGCACAACCATTTAAATACCATGGGCTACAAATCAATTCATGGTGTTATGCCTGTTACGATTCCGCGTGCGACACCTGCTGCGATCAGCTCAATGAAATCGAGTTTGTTTGGTGAGCCGTTGTCTTATTCAATTCCTCCGCATGCAATGAACCGATTTGGTCAGGGAACGGGAGAAATTGTGGGCGGTAATCTTTCTATTTTGTATAGTTTATTAGGTTCTCCATCGGCAATTGATTGTAAAGATAAAATCTTATTTATCGAAGATCTGGATGAATATCTGTATCATATTGATCGTATGATGATGAATTTAAGACGTAACGGATGCATTGAAAACTTAAAAGGAATCATAATTGGCGGTATGACCAAAATGAAGGATAATGAAGTGCCTTGGGGCAAAAATGCATTAGAAATTATTGATGATGTTACCAAAAAATACAACATTCCGGTTATTTTCAATTTCCCGGCAGGACATATTCAGGACAATCGTGCCTTAATTATGGGAAGCACAATTTCTATTGATGTAAATGCATCCGGAAGTACGGTTACTTTTCAGAAATAA